The Aneurinibacillus migulanus genome contains the following window.
TACTCCTACTCCACGACTTAATAGGGGTGATAGGCGTTCTGACAATTCCCTCGCGTTATCGCAATTACGAGACATATGGCTTTTCTCTAGCTCTCCTACTCCAAGCAGTAGCTGGACATTAACAGGCTCCTCCTTTACACGGGATACGAATTTCCGCTCCTGTTCAAGCAAATATTGCTTGTTCCAATGGATAGATGGGCTGCCTGCAATATAGTACTGAAATGCATCTGGCCTAGTAAACAGCGCATACAGGGCGAAAAGGCCACCGAGAGAATGACCAAAAATCGTTTGTCTACTGCTGTCAACCTTGAACTCGCATTCAATCTGCGGCTTCAGCTCCTCCTCAATGAATTGCAGGAAAGCTGCTGCTCCACCTTGTTCAGGCAAGGCAGTTCCGTCGGGCTTACGGTCGTATTCTGTAGTTGGAATCGGCGTGAAGTCGTAAAACCGATCCGGTGCATACGGACCTTCAGTCTGATAGCCAATGCCTACAATAATTGCCGGAACTACTCCA
Protein-coding sequences here:
- a CDS encoding alpha/beta hydrolase; the encoded protein is MDGKAFEKNEQNIITLRDSVRYKVEIPDTEQWVIRSRAENRTYQISVAQPLGDPPPSGYPVIYLLDANSVFGTMVEAVRLQSRRPDKTGVVPAIIVGIGYQTEGPYAPDRFYDFTPIPTTEYDRKPDGTALPEQGGAAAFLQFIEEELKPQIECEFKVDSSRQTIFGHSLGGLFALYALFTRPDAFQYYIAGSPSIHWNKQYLLEQERKFVSRVKEEPVNVQLLLGVGELEKSHMSRNCDNARELSERLSPLLSRGVGVAFKEFEGEGHVSVLPILISRALRFALSPEK